The nucleotide window TGCAACTGCCCCCGCAGTCCATCGACCCGAACGTCCCGGCGCAGATCCCCGCCGACGAGCTTCAGGACTTCAAGAGCTTCCTGGACGTGGTGCTCGACACCGTCGTCGGCGGGGCCGCGCCCGACGTTCACACGCTCGGGCTCCAGCTCTGGGGCGGGCTCGCCGCCGTGATGGTCGCCTGGACCGGACTCAAGATCGCTTTCAGCGGCACGTTCCAGCCGTGGGAGATCGTCAAGCTCGTGATCGGGATCGCGATCCCCCGCACGCTGCTCCACTACTACGTCGTCCCAATCCCGGGCGTCGGGCTCACGTTCCCGGCCATGGTGGCCGGAGGCGGGATCTGGCTCCAGAACCTGTTCCTCTCCGACGTGGTCTCGGCGGGCTACACCGAGATGACCGCGCTCGTGCAGGCCTACTCCGCGCACCTGGGCGCGGCGTGGTCCACGGGCAACCTGCTCTCGATCGTGACCGCCGGTACGACAGTGATCTTCTCGTCGCTCGTCACGCTCGTGATGGGCGCGTCGCTCGTGGTCTGCCTGCTGGCGCTGTTCTGCGTCACCTACGCGCAGGTGATCTGGGCGCAGGTCGCCATCGCCATCGCGATCCTGCTCGGTCCGGTGTTCATCGCGTTCCTGCTCTTCGAGCCGCTCTCGTTCCTGTTCTGGGGATGGTTCCGGACGCTGATGGTCTACACGCTCTACGGCGTCGTGGCCGGGGCCGTGCTTCGGGTCTTCATGGGCGTCGGCATGGGCTACATCACGAC belongs to Candidatus Palauibacter soopunensis and includes:
- a CDS encoding type IV secretion system protein — its product is QLPPQSIDPNVPAQIPADELQDFKSFLDVVLDTVVGGAAPDVHTLGLQLWGGLAAVMVAWTGLKIAFSGTFQPWEIVKLVIGIAIPRTLLHYYVVPIPGVGLTFPAMVAGGGIWLQNLFLSDVVSAGYTEMTALVQAYSAHLGAAWSTGNLLSIVTAGTTVIFSSLVTLVMGASLVVCLLALFCVTYAQVIWAQVAIAIAILLGPVFIAFLLFEPLSFLFWGWFRTLMVYTLYGVVAGAVLRVFMGVGMGYITTYADALMGTGTADPFELWLWAVVLMPLVVSGLMAGLKVGELASMLVSGSGSAGSGFVALVMQGASKAAAPVKPPV